The Sorangiineae bacterium MSr11367 genome window below encodes:
- a CDS encoding formylglycine-generating enzyme family protein, with amino-acid sequence MKRLLFAGLLLASAIAVAHAQDEQEPQDTPPLRGKSGVASDAPPPEDGETDEPAPAPPKPPARVSTPKYTVPFADGMLRLPGGRFTMGSADPEAPPNERPPHKETVAAFWLDKTEVTVEAYRGCVDRHLCARPARKSADCTYDLDDPSLPVSCVTWRDADTYCRALGKRLPREAEWEFAARATFPARYPWGGGWTYCTVAATLVRDSSSRTCTGKRPAKVGTHPQGSSPFGVLDLTGNVEEWTSDWYAEHVAEGAAPRAGASHVLRGGGWLSSPSASRTTSRNWGSSMEAGPNVGFRCARD; translated from the coding sequence ATGAAGCGCCTTCTCTTCGCAGGGCTGCTGCTCGCCTCGGCCATCGCCGTGGCGCACGCGCAGGACGAACAGGAGCCCCAGGACACGCCACCGCTGCGTGGAAAGTCGGGCGTCGCGAGCGACGCACCTCCGCCCGAGGACGGCGAGACCGATGAACCGGCGCCCGCGCCGCCGAAGCCCCCGGCGCGCGTGTCCACGCCCAAGTACACCGTGCCCTTCGCCGACGGCATGCTCCGTTTGCCCGGTGGTCGCTTCACCATGGGCAGCGCCGATCCCGAGGCACCGCCCAACGAGCGCCCGCCGCACAAAGAAACGGTGGCCGCGTTCTGGCTCGACAAGACCGAGGTCACCGTCGAGGCGTACCGCGGCTGCGTCGACCGGCACCTGTGCGCGCGCCCCGCGCGAAAAAGTGCAGACTGCACGTACGACCTCGACGACCCGAGCCTGCCCGTCTCGTGTGTCACCTGGCGAGACGCCGACACCTACTGCCGCGCCCTCGGCAAGCGCCTCCCGCGCGAGGCGGAGTGGGAATTCGCCGCCCGCGCAACCTTCCCCGCGCGCTATCCCTGGGGCGGCGGCTGGACCTACTGCACCGTGGCAGCGACCCTCGTGCGCGACTCTTCCTCCCGCACCTGCACGGGAAAACGCCCCGCCAAGGTCGGGACCCATCCCCAGGGTTCGAGCCCCTTCGGCGTCCTCGACCTCACCGGCAACGTCGAAGAGTGGACCTCCGACTGGTACGCGGAGCATGTGGCAGAGGGCGCGGCCCCCCGGGCTGGGGCGAGCCACGTCCTTCGAGGTGGAGGCTGGCTTTCGTCGCCCTCGGCCAGCCGAACCACCAGTCGAAATTGGGGGTCTTCCATGGAGGCGGGCCCCAATGTTGGCTTCCGCTGTGCCAGGGATTGA
- the yajC gene encoding preprotein translocase subunit YajC yields the protein MTTESLFFQQVQPKAGTPGVAQEAPAGGSSQQQASPGGSLIMFLPILILLPFFFLMSRRQKKEQAERSKLKKGDRVVSNSGLVGELLEMDERLAKVKIAPGTTVTMLSSSINAFGATPETAPAKAEAKDAKPAAEKK from the coding sequence GTGACGACCGAATCCCTATTTTTTCAGCAAGTGCAGCCCAAAGCAGGCACCCCCGGCGTCGCGCAGGAGGCTCCGGCTGGAGGCTCCTCGCAGCAACAGGCGTCCCCCGGCGGCAGTCTCATCATGTTTCTGCCGATCCTCATCCTGCTGCCGTTCTTCTTTTTGATGTCGCGCCGGCAGAAGAAGGAACAGGCCGAGCGGTCCAAGCTCAAAAAGGGCGACCGTGTCGTGTCCAACTCGGGCCTCGTCGGAGAGCTCCTGGAGATGGACGAGCGCCTGGCCAAGGTGAAAATCGCCCCCGGCACCACCGTCACCATGCTGTCTTCGTCCATCAACGCCTTCGGAGCAACGCCTGAAACGGCTCCCGCCAAGGCGGAGGCGAAGGACGCGAAACCGGCCGCGGAAAAGAAATGA